From the genome of Desulfomicrobium apsheronum, one region includes:
- a CDS encoding DJ-1/PfpI family protein — protein sequence MSKKILMLIGDYVEDYEVMVPFQALTMLGYVVEAVCPDKKAGEFVRTSIHDFEGDQTYSEKRGHNFTLNKDFGAVDTADYAGLVVPGGRAPEYIRLNPRVLEIVREFDAAGKPIAAICHGPLVLVTAGVLKGKSCAAYPACGPDVTCAGGKYADIALDKAHVDGNLVTAPAWPAHPDWIAKFAALLGAKISI from the coding sequence ATGTCCAAGAAAATATTGATGCTGATTGGTGATTACGTCGAGGATTACGAGGTCATGGTCCCGTTTCAGGCCCTGACCATGCTTGGGTACGTTGTCGAGGCGGTCTGCCCGGACAAGAAGGCCGGAGAGTTTGTGCGTACGTCCATCCATGATTTCGAGGGGGACCAGACGTACAGCGAAAAGCGGGGTCACAATTTCACTCTGAACAAGGATTTTGGCGCGGTGGATACCGCCGATTATGCCGGACTTGTCGTTCCAGGCGGCCGCGCCCCGGAATACATTCGCCTCAATCCGCGTGTGCTTGAGATCGTTCGCGAGTTCGACGCTGCAGGAAAACCCATCGCGGCCATCTGCCACGGACCGCTCGTGCTCGTCACGGCAGGGGTGCTCAAAGGCAAGAGCTGTGCGGCCTATCCTGCCTGCGGGCCGGACGTGACCTGCGCCGGAGGCAAGTACGCCGACATCGCTCTCGACAAGGCCCATGTGGACGGCAACCTCGTCACTGCACCGGCCTGGCCCGCGCATCCGGACTGGATCGCCAAGTTCGCCGCGCTGCTTGGAGCCAAAATCTCCATTTAG
- a CDS encoding PQQ-dependent sugar dehydrogenase produces MKINVPARISGLILIICAMTLLSSIGMSAQGEEFSSKHHRFRVTAVASGLEHPWSLAFLPDGDMLISERPGRLRIVRAGVLLQAPVQGLPQIRVRGQGGLLDLLPHPDFAKNRLLYFSYSGNLNGEVTTHVARGRLESDTLEDVEVLFRAEPASSGRVHFGSRLSFDGQGHLYISVGDRGQMQRAQKLDDHAGKIIRIHEDGRVPEDNPFVSEQGAWSEIFSYGHRNPQGMTVHPQTGEIWTHEHGPKGGDEINIILPGVNYGWPVVTLGIDYTGFSIGDGLKHMPGMADPLHHWTPSIAPSGMTFYTAEAFPAWKGDLFVGALSHRHLARLKLAGEVVIEEERLLENLRLRIRDVRQGPDGNLWLLTDHDPGQLLLLEPVN; encoded by the coding sequence ATGAAAATAAACGTTCCCGCACGCATCAGCGGTTTGATTCTCATAATCTGTGCCATGACGCTGCTCTCCAGCATCGGCATGTCGGCGCAGGGCGAAGAGTTTTCATCGAAACATCACCGCTTTCGCGTCACGGCCGTGGCCAGCGGATTGGAGCATCCCTGGAGCCTGGCCTTTCTCCCCGACGGCGATATGCTGATCAGCGAACGCCCAGGACGGTTGCGCATCGTCCGGGCAGGAGTTCTCCTGCAAGCACCGGTTCAGGGTCTGCCCCAGATTCGGGTGCGGGGCCAGGGCGGCCTTCTTGACCTTCTTCCACATCCGGATTTTGCAAAAAATCGTCTGCTCTATTTCAGTTATTCCGGAAATCTAAACGGGGAGGTGACCACGCACGTGGCCCGGGGAAGACTGGAAAGCGATACGCTTGAAGACGTAGAGGTGCTCTTCAGGGCGGAACCCGCCTCTTCGGGCAGGGTGCACTTCGGATCACGGCTGAGCTTTGACGGTCAGGGCCATCTCTACATCAGCGTGGGCGACCGGGGGCAAATGCAGCGCGCGCAAAAGCTGGATGACCATGCCGGAAAAATCATCCGCATCCATGAAGACGGGCGCGTCCCCGAGGACAACCCTTTCGTTAGCGAACAAGGCGCATGGTCGGAAATATTCAGCTACGGACACCGCAATCCCCAAGGCATGACCGTCCATCCGCAAACCGGAGAGATCTGGACCCACGAACACGGCCCCAAGGGCGGGGACGAAATCAACATCATCCTTCCCGGTGTCAATTACGGCTGGCCTGTCGTTACCCTGGGCATCGACTACACCGGTTTCAGCATCGGGGATGGGCTCAAGCACATGCCCGGCATGGCTGACCCTCTGCATCACTGGACTCCATCCATCGCCCCGTCGGGCATGACTTTTTACACGGCCGAAGCCTTTCCCGCATGGAAGGGAGACCTTTTCGTCGGCGCCCTCTCCCACCGCCATCTCGCGCGCCTGAAGCTGGCTGGAGAGGTTGTGATCGAAGAAGAACGCCTGCTTGAAAACCTGAGACTGCGCATCCGCGACGTGCGCCAGGGCCCGGACGGCAACCTGTGGCTGCTCACGGACCACGATCCCGGCCAACTGCTGCTATTGGAACCTGTAAACTGA
- the tsaD gene encoding tRNA (adenosine(37)-N6)-threonylcarbamoyltransferase complex transferase subunit TsaD has protein sequence MICLGIETSCDETSVALWQDGHLITDLVHTQIPMHSVFGGVVPELASREHLRLLDGLVSSVLQSAERSAGQGIDLIAVTRGPGLLGALLVGIAYAKSLSLSLGIPIIGVNHLHAHLLACDFTDAIEYPALGVLVSGGHTHIYEMPAPCEFNLLGKTLDDAAGEAFDKIAKLLNLPYPGGKYIDILAGHGTADPRLFSKPYLQNDNCDFSFSGLKTAVAQYVHKNSFAAIDYASFDVENIPQEIKDLCASVNETIVETLLEKTRRAVARCHDVKTLCLAGGVAANSHLRQRFSTFARTRGFKFLAPAQNYCGDNAAMIAYAGVQWAKRGLMSSMDFEAIPRGKIVPNDFIVNPFFKE, from the coding sequence ATGATTTGTCTTGGCATTGAAACATCCTGTGACGAGACTTCCGTCGCGCTTTGGCAAGACGGACATCTCATCACCGATCTTGTGCATACGCAGATTCCCATGCATTCGGTTTTTGGCGGAGTAGTGCCGGAACTGGCATCGCGGGAACACCTGCGCCTGCTGGATGGGCTCGTCTCCTCGGTGCTTCAAAGTGCGGAGCGGTCAGCGGGGCAGGGTATCGACCTCATCGCGGTCACGCGCGGACCGGGCCTGCTGGGCGCGCTTTTGGTCGGCATCGCCTATGCCAAGTCCTTGTCCTTGTCGCTCGGGATTCCGATCATAGGGGTCAATCACCTCCATGCACATCTGCTGGCCTGCGATTTTACCGATGCCATCGAGTATCCGGCCCTTGGCGTTCTCGTTTCCGGGGGGCATACGCACATCTACGAAATGCCAGCTCCCTGCGAATTCAACCTGCTCGGAAAGACGCTCGATGATGCAGCGGGCGAGGCGTTCGACAAGATTGCCAAGCTTTTGAATCTTCCCTATCCGGGTGGGAAATACATAGACATTCTGGCTGGGCACGGCACGGCTGATCCGCGTCTTTTTTCAAAGCCGTATCTGCAAAACGACAACTGTGATTTCAGTTTCAGCGGTCTCAAGACGGCGGTTGCGCAATATGTGCATAAAAATTCATTTGCCGCCATTGACTATGCTTCCTTTGACGTGGAAAACATCCCACAGGAAATCAAGGATCTTTGCGCTTCGGTGAACGAGACGATCGTCGAGACCCTGCTTGAAAAGACCAGACGGGCCGTGGCGCGTTGTCATGATGTCAAAACCCTGTGCCTGGCCGGTGGGGTAGCCGCCAACAGTCATCTTCGGCAAAGATTTTCAACGTTTGCCCGCACGCGGGGATTCAAATTTTTAGCTCCCGCGCAAAACTATTGTGGTGATAATGCGGCTATGATAGCGTACGCAGGAGTTCAGTGGGCGAAAAGAGGTCTCATGAGTTCCATGGATTTTGAGGCCATCCCACGGGGAAAGATTGTTCCCAATGATTTTATTGTAAACCCTTTCTTCAAGGAGTGA
- a CDS encoding alanine racemase, with protein sequence MNGLSSTNICSPSDLSQSLQTMDTPCLLVDEARMDNNIHRLRDRLQKAGVAFRPHFKTAKSWDVFRRMMTGPHGPATVSTLREAEELIRHGVTDITYAVGISPDKLPRVQRLRKDGITLAVLLDSVEQAVAVVSASDPSDPIPVLIELDCDGHRSGVKPQDAPLLLAIAKALTPTARLMGVLTHAGESYEARGQAALEAAAEQERMAAVTAAETLRAAGHPCPVVSVGSTPTAFTAQSYEGVTEVRAGVFVFFDLVQAGIGICTPDDIALSVLSTVIGHQREKGWTIIDAGWTALSSDRGTAGQAVDQGYGLVCDVAGRPLADLVVTIVNQEHGIVAARPGCPRLDCELPIGTRLRILPNHACATATQHDRYHVIGVGKNTVRQVWERCRGW encoded by the coding sequence ATGAACGGACTTTCATCCACCAACATCTGTTCGCCTTCCGATCTTTCGCAGTCCTTGCAGACCATGGACACGCCCTGCCTGCTTGTCGACGAGGCGCGGATGGACAACAACATCCACCGTTTGCGCGACCGCCTGCAAAAAGCCGGAGTGGCCTTCCGTCCTCATTTCAAGACGGCCAAATCGTGGGATGTGTTCCGCCGGATGATGACCGGTCCGCATGGTCCGGCCACGGTCTCCACGCTGCGCGAGGCGGAGGAGTTGATCCGGCATGGCGTGACCGACATCACCTACGCCGTCGGAATCTCCCCGGACAAATTGCCGCGAGTTCAAAGGCTTCGCAAGGACGGAATCACACTTGCCGTTTTGCTGGACAGCGTGGAGCAGGCCGTCGCGGTGGTCTCGGCGTCGGACCCTTCCGACCCCATCCCTGTGCTCATCGAACTCGATTGCGACGGCCATCGCTCGGGCGTAAAGCCGCAGGATGCACCCCTGCTTCTGGCCATCGCAAAGGCGCTGACACCCACGGCACGGCTCATGGGCGTGCTGACCCACGCAGGCGAGAGCTACGAGGCGCGTGGGCAAGCGGCGCTTGAAGCCGCCGCCGAGCAGGAACGCATGGCCGCAGTCACGGCCGCCGAGACGCTGCGCGCGGCCGGTCATCCATGCCCGGTGGTCAGCGTCGGGTCAACACCCACGGCCTTTACGGCTCAGAGCTACGAAGGCGTGACCGAGGTGCGCGCCGGAGTCTTTGTCTTTTTCGATCTGGTCCAGGCCGGCATCGGCATCTGCACCCCGGACGACATCGCCCTTTCGGTGCTGAGCACCGTCATCGGACACCAGCGCGAGAAGGGCTGGACGATCATCGACGCCGGATGGACCGCGCTGTCCTCGGATCGCGGCACTGCCGGCCAGGCCGTGGACCAGGGATATGGACTGGTCTGTGACGTCGCGGGCCGTCCCTTGGCCGATCTCGTAGTCACCATCGTCAACCAGGAACACGGCATTGTCGCGGCTCGCCCGGGCTGCCCCCGGCTGGACTGCGAGCTGCCCATCGGCACGCGACTGCGGATTCTCCCCAACCACGCCTGTGCAACTGCCACTCAGCATGACCGCTACCATGTCATCGGCGTAGGAAAGAACACGGTGAGGCAAGTTTGGGAACGCTGCAGGGGCTGGTAG
- a CDS encoding dihydrodipicolinate reductase C-terminal domain-containing protein, whose product MENFAIIIVGHGKLATELLNGLDGPAISRVIPWTGQNTPKSDRYMVVHAGSGRELSDVIEFCTATASILLDLSTGESRFPATVTFPVVICPNVNMQMLSFMAMVKQSAKYFQGQDIEITESHQASKSTKPGTAVHLAKSLGVPESRIRSVRDPQVQNEVLQIPSSFLDRHAYHEIVIKNPEVSIRLETKVLGKSAYASGLARVVELVAKSNPEPGYHDIVDLLINNDQS is encoded by the coding sequence ATGGAAAATTTTGCGATCATCATCGTCGGCCACGGAAAACTGGCGACCGAACTCTTGAATGGCCTGGACGGTCCGGCAATCTCCCGCGTGATTCCGTGGACTGGCCAGAACACTCCAAAAAGCGATCGATACATGGTGGTGCACGCCGGTTCAGGACGTGAACTCAGCGATGTCATCGAATTCTGCACCGCCACCGCTTCCATCCTGCTCGACCTGTCCACCGGCGAATCACGCTTCCCCGCCACGGTCACGTTCCCGGTGGTCATCTGCCCCAACGTGAACATGCAGATGCTCTCCTTCATGGCCATGGTCAAACAGTCGGCCAAATATTTCCAAGGCCAGGACATCGAAATCACCGAATCCCATCAGGCATCAAAAAGCACCAAGCCCGGCACCGCCGTCCATCTTGCCAAATCCCTGGGCGTTCCCGAGAGCCGGATTCGATCCGTCAGGGATCCGCAAGTGCAAAACGAAGTTCTTCAGATCCCCTCTTCGTTTTTGGATCGTCATGCATACCATGAGATAGTGATCAAGAATCCTGAAGTCTCGATTCGGCTGGAAACAAAGGTGCTTGGCAAATCTGCATATGCATCGGGTCTTGCACGGGTTGTCGAGTTGGTGGCCAAAAGTAATCCGGAGCCAGGATATCATGACATTGTCGATCTCTTGATCAATAACGATCAATCGTGA
- a CDS encoding HAD family hydrolase, which translates to MKYKAVVFDMDGTLLDTLADLADAMNRVLAEHGFATHPVDAYRHFVGSGANRLVARALPADRQDEDLRALCLQSFLREYEAGWRNKTCLYEGVPELLDALAARKIPMAVLTNKPQAFAELCMREFLSRWDFTLTLGQMPGVAVKPDPAGPRQVIRHLGVQPEEILYLGDTDVDMFTAVNAGMYPVGVLWGFRPERELLDAGAAVILRHPMELVSLLD; encoded by the coding sequence GTGAAATACAAAGCTGTCGTTTTCGATATGGACGGAACCCTGCTCGACACTCTTGCGGATCTGGCTGACGCCATGAACCGGGTGCTCGCGGAGCACGGTTTTGCGACGCACCCCGTGGACGCCTATCGGCATTTCGTGGGCAGCGGGGCAAACCGTCTCGTGGCCCGCGCCCTGCCCGCGGACAGGCAGGATGAAGATCTGCGAGCGCTGTGCCTGCAATCCTTCCTGCGCGAATATGAAGCCGGATGGCGGAACAAAACCTGCCTCTACGAGGGCGTGCCCGAACTTTTGGATGCACTTGCGGCCCGAAAGATCCCCATGGCCGTTTTGACCAACAAGCCTCAGGCCTTTGCCGAACTCTGCATGCGGGAATTTCTTTCGCGCTGGGATTTCACGTTGACCCTGGGACAGATGCCCGGTGTCGCCGTGAAACCCGACCCTGCCGGGCCAAGGCAGGTCATTCGCCATCTGGGCGTGCAACCAGAGGAAATTCTGTATCTGGGCGACACGGATGTGGACATGTTCACGGCCGTCAACGCCGGAATGTATCCGGTGGGGGTGCTGTGGGGCTTCAGGCCCGAGAGGGAGCTGCTAGATGCCGGGGCGGCGGTGATTTTGCGCCACCCCATGGAACTTGTTTCTTTGCTGGACTGA
- a CDS encoding methyl-accepting chemotaxis protein — MKKIPIRMKLIGGFMSLLVLVCAGLGFIAYDQAKRSALSQVQENIQFMAQDGARLVRSRLDYYLVGMEGIANRDVIRSMNWDRQQVILERETERMKYLIMGVIDADGKAKYPDGSTAELGDRGYFKDAMAGKSVFSNVIISRVTNSPVIVLATPIWGFAGDVKGVLLARLDATLLSEVTDNIKYGASGYSYIIDDKGTLIAHGNRQFVLDQRNFIEEGKTDPEYATLAVMLQRMIKGESGFDSYLFMGKDRFFGFAPIDGNGWSIAVGAMQDDVLAEVYEMRWMIGIASAVFFGIGLIIALLISRSVLLPVKNCVALLRDISEGEGDLTKRLPVESQDEIGLLAQYFNTFVEKLQRIISEISGNAQTVASSATELSAVSKQTTQSVQSLSSKTSTVAAAAEEMSTNITSVAAGMEQTTTNLSSVAAATEEMTSTIGEIAGNTERARGTTDSAAHQVDNFAGILRELGVAAQEIGKVTDTISAISSQTNLLALNATIEAARAGDAGRGFAVVANEIKDLALKTAEATNDIRTKINGIQSATGSAVTDIGQIVKVISDVNEIVTTIAAAIEEQSAVTREVATNINQATTGVQDASSRSSEMSGVSRDIAQDITAVDSITSDIRSGGEQVQASAEELSKLAEQLKGLVGQFKV; from the coding sequence ATGAAGAAGATTCCGATTCGCATGAAATTGATCGGCGGTTTTATGAGTCTGCTGGTTCTGGTCTGCGCCGGCCTTGGTTTCATCGCCTATGATCAGGCCAAGCGTTCGGCCTTGAGCCAGGTACAAGAGAATATCCAGTTCATGGCGCAAGACGGCGCAAGGTTGGTCCGGAGCCGTCTGGACTATTATCTGGTGGGCATGGAGGGGATCGCCAACCGGGACGTGATCCGGTCCATGAATTGGGACCGACAGCAAGTCATTCTGGAGCGCGAAACCGAGCGGATGAAATACCTGATCATGGGCGTCATAGATGCCGACGGCAAGGCCAAATATCCCGACGGCAGCACTGCAGAGCTGGGTGACCGGGGATATTTCAAGGACGCCATGGCCGGAAAATCCGTGTTTTCCAATGTCATCATCAGCCGGGTCACCAATTCGCCGGTCATTGTTCTTGCTACTCCGATCTGGGGGTTTGCCGGGGATGTCAAAGGGGTCTTGCTGGCCCGCCTCGATGCCACGCTGCTGAGCGAGGTCACGGACAATATCAAGTATGGCGCTTCGGGATATTCTTACATTATCGACGACAAGGGCACGCTCATAGCCCACGGCAACCGGCAGTTCGTGCTGGATCAACGCAACTTCATCGAAGAGGGCAAGACGGACCCGGAATACGCGACCCTGGCGGTGATGCTTCAGCGCATGATCAAGGGCGAGTCCGGGTTTGATAGTTATCTTTTCATGGGCAAGGACCGTTTTTTCGGATTCGCGCCCATCGACGGTAATGGCTGGTCCATAGCCGTGGGAGCCATGCAGGATGATGTGCTCGCTGAAGTTTACGAGATGCGCTGGATGATAGGCATCGCCTCGGCGGTCTTTTTTGGTATTGGTCTGATCATCGCCCTGTTGATCAGCCGGTCCGTTCTGCTCCCGGTGAAAAACTGCGTCGCCCTGCTGCGGGACATTTCCGAGGGAGAAGGCGATCTGACCAAGCGGCTTCCAGTGGAAAGCCAGGATGAGATCGGTCTCTTGGCCCAATACTTCAACACCTTTGTGGAAAAACTCCAGCGCATCATCTCTGAAATAAGCGGCAATGCGCAGACCGTGGCATCTTCGGCCACAGAGCTTTCGGCGGTGAGCAAACAGACGACGCAAAGCGTGCAATCCCTTTCGTCCAAGACTTCCACCGTGGCAGCGGCGGCGGAAGAGATGAGCACGAATATCACCTCCGTCGCAGCGGGCATGGAACAGACCACGACCAACCTGTCATCGGTGGCGGCGGCCACGGAAGAAATGACCTCCACCATCGGGGAGATCGCGGGCAACACCGAACGCGCCCGGGGCACCACCGACAGCGCTGCGCACCAGGTCGACAATTTCGCGGGCATCCTGCGCGAACTCGGCGTGGCCGCTCAGGAAATCGGCAAGGTCACGGATACGATCTCGGCCATATCCTCCCAGACCAACCTGCTGGCCCTCAATGCCACCATCGAGGCGGCCAGGGCCGGAGATGCGGGACGGGGATTCGCCGTCGTGGCCAACGAGATCAAGGATCTGGCCCTGAAGACCGCCGAGGCCACCAACGACATCAGGACCAAGATCAACGGTATCCAGAGCGCCACGGGCAGCGCGGTCACCGATATCGGGCAGATCGTCAAGGTCATCAGCGATGTGAACGAGATCGTGACCACCATCGCTGCGGCCATCGAAGAGCAGTCCGCCGTAACCCGGGAAGTGGCCACGAACATCAACCAGGCGACGACAGGCGTTCAGGACGCATCCTCGCGCTCCTCGGAGATGTCCGGAGTGTCCAGGGACATCGCCCAGGACATCACCGCGGTCGATTCGATCACCAGCGATATCCGTTCCGGCGGCGAACAGGTCCAGGCCAGCGCGGAAGAGCTTTCCAAGCTCGCGGAGCAGCTCAAGGGGCTGGTAGGGCAGTTCAAGGTATAG
- a CDS encoding outer membrane protein assembly factor BamD, producing the protein MRNYLILFSFVLLLNGCGAIDYYFLTPPDDTAQELYENARGFMQDKEYVEAIDSLTKLNDRYPFSPYATEARLMLGDAYALDAQYLEAVDAYEEFLNMHPRHESIDYVLFQIGVNKYNSHRSIDLPHTQLGEAVETFRRLVNGYPDSTYREQALEYIVKCRKLMAEHEMFVADFYFKSGSYNAAWTRYTYIIENFSELDEIVQLAKSKAKVAYYYAQKQDNDTKRHPSKLKQYFDWL; encoded by the coding sequence ATGCGTAACTATTTGATTCTTTTTTCTTTTGTCCTGCTTTTAAACGGGTGTGGAGCCATTGACTATTACTTCTTGACTCCGCCTGACGACACCGCCCAGGAGCTTTACGAGAACGCTCGTGGCTTCATGCAAGACAAGGAATATGTGGAAGCCATTGATTCCTTGACCAAACTCAATGACAGATACCCGTTCAGCCCTTACGCCACGGAAGCCAGACTCATGCTTGGCGATGCATACGCCCTGGATGCGCAGTATCTGGAAGCCGTTGATGCGTACGAAGAATTCCTGAATATGCATCCACGCCACGAATCCATCGATTACGTTCTGTTTCAGATTGGCGTGAACAAATACAACTCACATCGGTCCATCGACCTGCCGCACACGCAACTTGGTGAAGCTGTCGAAACCTTCAGAAGACTTGTGAATGGATATCCCGACAGTACTTATCGAGAGCAAGCTCTTGAATATATAGTCAAGTGCAGAAAGCTGATGGCTGAACATGAAATGTTCGTGGCTGATTTTTATTTTAAGTCTGGCTCGTACAATGCGGCATGGACACGTTACACATACATCATCGAGAATTTTTCCGAGTTGGATGAAATCGTGCAACTGGCCAAATCAAAGGCCAAAGTGGCTTATTACTACGCGCAGAAGCAGGATAACGACACCAAGCGCCATCCGAGCAAGCTCAAACAGTATTTTGACTGGCTTTGA
- the trxA gene encoding thioredoxin: MAAQVNDAGFEAEVLKGDLPVLVDFWAPWCGPCRAIAPVIEELTQEFEGKVKIVKMNVDENPGTPSKYGIRAIPTLILFKNGEVVEQVTGAVSKASLKQMLSDKAL, translated from the coding sequence ATGGCTGCACAAGTGAACGATGCCGGATTTGAAGCGGAAGTTTTGAAAGGTGATCTTCCTGTATTGGTGGATTTTTGGGCACCGTGGTGCGGACCGTGCAGGGCCATTGCTCCCGTGATTGAAGAACTGACCCAGGAATTCGAGGGCAAGGTCAAGATCGTCAAGATGAATGTTGACGAAAATCCCGGCACACCGAGCAAGTACGGAATACGCGCCATCCCGACCTTGATCCTTTTCAAGAACGGAGAAGTCGTGGAGCAGGTCACAGGCGCTGTCTCAAAGGCCAGCCTGAAGCAGATGCTTAGTGACAAGGCTCTCTAA
- a CDS encoding 4Fe-4S binding protein, which yields MHKFEAQQILFSPTGTTRKILESIASGLAPDSCTQLDLTYTASEKFSSEDQLENGGMALIGMPVHAGRIPALAVERLRACVQGKGRKAVLVVVYGNRAYDDALLELRDLAVELGFAPVAAAAFLGEHSFSTTDHPVGHGRPDTIDLEKALNFGRSVREKMLEVGDTDGDTQMLNVPGNFPYREGVQPAPISPETDADTCVLCGDCARSCPSTAITLINDTVETDKMACLRCCACVRVCPTGARVMVHPKILELGRTLHEKFADRREPELFL from the coding sequence ATGCATAAATTTGAAGCGCAGCAAATTCTATTTTCCCCGACGGGAACGACCAGAAAGATTCTGGAATCCATAGCCTCTGGCCTGGCGCCCGACTCCTGCACGCAGCTGGATTTGACGTACACTGCCTCAGAGAAATTTTCTTCGGAAGATCAACTCGAAAACGGCGGGATGGCTCTCATCGGGATGCCGGTTCATGCAGGACGAATTCCCGCTCTGGCGGTGGAAAGACTGCGCGCTTGCGTGCAGGGAAAAGGACGCAAGGCGGTGCTTGTGGTCGTCTACGGGAACAGGGCCTATGACGACGCCTTGCTTGAACTGCGGGATCTGGCCGTGGAACTGGGATTTGCGCCGGTCGCGGCAGCGGCCTTCTTGGGGGAACATTCCTTTTCAACGACGGATCATCCCGTGGGTCACGGACGACCGGACACGATTGATTTGGAGAAGGCGCTTAACTTTGGAAGAAGCGTGCGGGAAAAAATGCTCGAAGTCGGAGACACGGATGGCGACACCCAGATGCTTAATGTGCCGGGAAATTTTCCGTACCGCGAAGGAGTCCAGCCTGCACCGATCTCTCCCGAGACCGACGCCGACACATGCGTTCTCTGCGGAGATTGCGCAAGGTCCTGTCCCTCCACCGCCATCACCCTGATTAACGACACCGTGGAAACCGACAAGATGGCGTGCCTGCGCTGCTGCGCTTGCGTCCGTGTCTGTCCGACTGGGGCCAGGGTCATGGTCCATCCCAAAATTTTGGAACTTGGGCGCACCTTGCATGAAAAATTCGCCGATCGTCGCGAGCCCGAACTGTTTTTATGA